The proteins below are encoded in one region of Peribacillus muralis:
- a CDS encoding PucR family transcriptional regulator, with the protein MKKIEDLFIVDVFREAKIIAGHAGLKRKVESIEISETPDAINFLAENSLLLTTGYAFKDDPHALCNLISQINELPCAGIAIKLKRFIDHIPTEVIELADSLEFPIIQIPETLTLGAVAHQLLSFIWDNQIEELFYAMHIHKEFTNMMIKGYGLNSLIENLGSLLKCPVLLLDPIGDVTSFSHHFRTGNMKSVMKSVQEHIKSEIETYLEKDKLTIDIQNTDISIKMFRVKTMRPYPYLLLILHPEKLSYPSSQLAIEQASTVISFTLLKNEAIRENSRLLENNFFASLVDGNISNKQEIIHRGKQHGLIDNMKYACIVCKIDYDKQNALQKSAEIMNRLYDYLYKFLHKSFLKIDTNNIVFMKDGYFVILMQSPPNINDSIKSIIEERLKEFQNEAYSNLKISLSFGVGSFSNDLTYIPLTYEEAVEAWTQGSELFQNKFINFYESKELIALIRLIPEKDLKKFYENTLRSLSYPKTKDEKDLVNTLLVYLDNNCELAVTSRKLFVHRNTVKYRIAKCEDILNYSVHDSKNSLHLRIALLMVSIFRDNSEQ; encoded by the coding sequence ATGAAAAAAATAGAAGATTTATTTATCGTTGATGTGTTTCGCGAAGCCAAGATTATTGCTGGACATGCGGGACTTAAAAGGAAGGTAGAATCGATTGAGATTTCAGAGACGCCAGATGCCATCAATTTCTTAGCTGAAAACTCCCTATTATTGACAACAGGATACGCTTTTAAAGACGATCCTCATGCTTTATGCAATCTCATTTCCCAGATTAATGAACTGCCCTGTGCTGGGATCGCCATTAAACTAAAAAGATTCATTGATCACATACCGACGGAAGTAATTGAATTAGCTGACTCATTAGAATTTCCGATTATTCAAATTCCAGAGACATTAACATTAGGTGCGGTCGCTCATCAATTATTAAGCTTTATCTGGGATAACCAGATCGAAGAGTTATTTTATGCGATGCATATTCACAAGGAATTCACCAATATGATGATAAAAGGCTACGGCCTCAATTCTTTAATTGAAAATCTTGGCTCGCTATTAAAATGTCCTGTTCTCCTACTTGATCCTATTGGTGATGTGACATCCTTTTCTCATCATTTTCGAACAGGAAATATGAAATCCGTCATGAAAAGTGTTCAGGAACACATTAAAAGTGAGATAGAAACATACCTAGAAAAAGACAAGCTTACAATCGACATCCAGAACACTGATATTTCCATAAAAATGTTTCGGGTGAAAACAATGCGTCCCTATCCATATTTATTATTGATTCTTCACCCTGAGAAGCTTTCATACCCATCTTCCCAATTAGCTATAGAGCAAGCATCAACAGTCATTTCATTCACGCTGCTTAAAAACGAGGCTATTAGAGAAAACAGTCGTCTGTTAGAAAATAATTTTTTTGCTTCCCTTGTTGATGGAAACATCTCCAACAAACAAGAAATCATTCATAGGGGAAAACAGCATGGCTTAATCGACAATATGAAATATGCATGCATTGTATGTAAGATTGATTATGATAAACAAAACGCCTTACAAAAAAGTGCAGAAATCATGAATAGATTATACGACTATCTTTATAAATTTTTACATAAATCATTTTTAAAAATAGATACTAACAACATCGTTTTTATGAAGGATGGTTATTTTGTTATTTTGATGCAATCTCCTCCGAATATTAATGATTCGATTAAAAGCATAATTGAAGAACGACTGAAGGAATTTCAGAATGAGGCTTATTCAAATCTGAAAATTTCGTTATCGTTCGGAGTTGGTAGTTTTTCTAACGACCTTACCTATATCCCACTTACATACGAAGAGGCAGTGGAAGCATGGACACAAGGGTCTGAACTGTTTCAAAATAAATTCATAAACTTTTACGAGTCCAAGGAATTAATCGCACTGATTCGATTAATTCCCGAAAAAGACTTGAAAAAATTTTATGAGAATACTTTACGTTCTCTATCCTATCCTAAAACTAAAGATGAAAAAGACTTAGTTAATACCTTATTGGTCTATTTGGATAATAATTGTGAGCTTGCGGTTACCTCGCGGAAACTGTTTGTTCACCGCAATACCGTTAAATACAGAATTGCCAAATGTGAGGACATTTTGAATTATTCCGTCCATGATTCAAAAAATTCACTTCATTTACGTATAGCTTTACTCATGGTTTCAATTTTCAGAGATAACAGTGAACAATAA
- a CDS encoding allantoinase, whose translation MATYDLLIRNGNLVMLDSIFQGDIAIKEGKIKEVSIGKNIDAVATREINAEGQHILPGLIDTHVHFNEPGRTEWEGVRTGSRSLAAGGVTTYFDMPLNSTPPTINKEYLELKRACSEEKSVINCRFWGGLTPENIENIKELDENGVIGFKAFMSPSGIIDFNHVDDISIFKGMREIASVGSLLAVHAESTVICDQLAQEKQRQNKTTAKDFVESRPIISEIEAVSRIISYAEATGCKLHIVHASSRKVVDVINQAKQRGLDITVETCPHYLSLTLKDLEEKGGLAKCCPPLRDEEEVEQLWEAVANGEIDVIASDHSPAPASMKEVINDDFFSAWGGISGAQTTLNIMLTEGHFNRNLPLGKIVELTSTNPAKLFGLYPHKGIIAVDSDADLAIVNLNGSFELKKEDLFYRHQQSPYVGRTFKGQVTTTIVNGAIVFENGSITTVEKIKI comes from the coding sequence ATGGCTACATATGATTTACTCATTAGAAATGGAAATCTTGTAATGTTGGATTCGATTTTTCAAGGAGATATTGCCATTAAGGAAGGGAAAATTAAAGAAGTGTCCATCGGAAAAAATATTGATGCTGTTGCAACAAGAGAAATTAATGCGGAGGGGCAACACATCCTCCCAGGACTAATCGATACTCATGTTCATTTCAACGAGCCAGGCAGAACTGAGTGGGAAGGTGTTCGAACGGGTAGCAGAAGCTTAGCGGCAGGTGGGGTAACAACCTACTTTGATATGCCATTGAACAGTACACCACCAACAATCAATAAAGAATATTTGGAATTAAAGAGAGCTTGCTCTGAAGAAAAGTCGGTAATCAATTGCCGCTTTTGGGGTGGACTTACACCAGAAAATATTGAGAATATTAAGGAACTTGATGAAAATGGAGTAATTGGATTTAAAGCTTTTATGTCACCGAGCGGAATTATCGATTTCAATCATGTCGATGATATTTCAATTTTTAAAGGGATGAGGGAAATTGCCTCTGTAGGTTCACTTTTAGCCGTTCATGCTGAAAGTACAGTCATTTGTGATCAGCTAGCGCAAGAAAAACAAAGGCAAAATAAAACGACTGCAAAAGATTTCGTCGAATCCAGACCGATAATTTCCGAAATCGAGGCGGTTAGCAGGATCATTTCATATGCTGAAGCTACAGGCTGTAAACTGCATATTGTTCATGCGAGCAGCCGGAAAGTGGTGGATGTCATTAATCAGGCAAAGCAAAGAGGTCTGGATATTACAGTAGAAACATGCCCTCATTATTTATCTTTGACATTAAAAGATTTAGAGGAAAAAGGCGGTTTGGCAAAATGCTGCCCCCCACTGCGTGATGAGGAAGAAGTGGAGCAATTATGGGAAGCTGTGGCAAATGGTGAAATTGACGTTATAGCATCCGACCATTCACCTGCACCTGCCTCAATGAAAGAAGTAATAAATGATGATTTTTTCAGTGCATGGGGTGGTATTTCCGGTGCTCAAACTACGCTTAATATTATGTTGACAGAGGGGCATTTCAACCGTAATCTCCCCCTGGGGAAAATTGTTGAATTAACATCAACGAATCCAGCTAAGTTATTTGGCCTTTATCCCCATAAAGGGATAATAGCCGTTGATAGCGACGCTGATTTGGCGATCGTTAATCTGAACGGAAGCTTCGAGCTGAAAAAGGAAGATTTGTTCTACCGTCATCAGCAGTCGCCTTATGTGGGCAGGACATTCAAAGGGCAAGTAACGACGACGATCGTCAATGGGGCTATTGTTTTTGAAAATGGAAGCATTACCACTGTGGAAAAAATTAAAATTTAA
- the allE gene encoding (S)-ureidoglycine aminohydrolase, which produces MGYPKDLLSSRSIIEHGKYALIAPEGLVNNVVPGFENCIISILGSPKLGASFVDYIVTMQKEGKNSEGFGGQEDIETFVYVIEGKIKAAAGEQEFVLEESGYLYCPPGTKLYLENQLDGDSKLFLYKQKYRPLEGRNPWVYSNHANNIEFRIYDDMHNVHLKDLLPADIDFDMNFHILSFDPAASHPFIETHVQEHGAYLLSGEGMYNLDNQWVPVKKGDYIFMGPYVHQAAYAVGRENLTYVYSKDCNRDAAL; this is translated from the coding sequence ATGGGTTATCCTAAAGATTTATTGTCAAGCAGATCAATAATTGAGCACGGTAAATATGCTTTAATTGCACCGGAAGGATTGGTCAATAATGTTGTACCAGGATTCGAGAATTGCATCATCTCCATTTTGGGTTCTCCAAAGCTTGGAGCAAGCTTTGTCGATTATATAGTGACAATGCAAAAGGAAGGTAAGAACAGCGAGGGTTTTGGTGGACAAGAAGATATAGAGACCTTTGTTTATGTTATTGAAGGGAAAATAAAAGCTGCTGCTGGTGAACAAGAGTTTGTCCTCGAAGAAAGCGGGTATTTATACTGTCCGCCAGGGACGAAGCTGTATTTAGAAAACCAGTTGGATGGTGATTCCAAACTATTCCTATATAAGCAAAAATATCGTCCGCTTGAAGGACGAAATCCATGGGTTTATTCAAATCATGCGAACAACATTGAATTTAGGATTTATGATGATATGCATAATGTCCATCTAAAGGACCTATTGCCTGCTGATATAGATTTTGATATGAATTTTCATATTCTTTCCTTTGATCCTGCTGCATCCCATCCGTTCATCGAAACGCATGTGCAAGAACATGGCGCATATCTACTCTCGGGAGAGGGGATGTATAATCTTGATAATCAGTGGGTCCCTGTAAAGAAGGGAGATTACATTTTTATGGGTCCATATGTACATCAAGCAGCCTATGCGGTAGGCAGAGAAAATCTAACATATGTTTACTCTAAAGATTGTAATCGTGATGCAGCCTTATAA
- a CDS encoding cupin domain-containing protein, translating to MDNIILNTKSIMEERVFEIDKIAKFDPNVPQKNYFYETDKTVGAVWCLEPEQEVYLHSHSNVDDIWVCIEGEGTYFPDLENEITIRQGMVVLAKPNQIHGMRNTGSSRFVFVGFAAGTLPMDITRY from the coding sequence ATGGACAATATAATTTTGAACACAAAGTCGATAATGGAGGAAAGAGTTTTTGAAATTGATAAAATAGCAAAATTCGATCCGAATGTACCACAAAAAAACTATTTCTATGAAACGGATAAAACGGTTGGGGCCGTTTGGTGTCTTGAACCTGAGCAGGAAGTATATTTACATTCCCATTCGAATGTTGACGACATTTGGGTTTGCATCGAGGGGGAAGGAACTTACTTTCCAGATTTAGAGAATGAGATTACGATCAGACAAGGAATGGTAGTTTTGGCGAAGCCCAATCAAATCCATGGAATGCGTAATACGGGAAGCAGTAGATTCGTGTTTGTAGGCTTTGCTGCAGGGACATTGCCAATGGATATTACAAGATATTAA
- a CDS encoding uracil/xanthine transporter, whose amino-acid sequence MSSLQWLFFIFANTVVVPISVGAAFQLPSETIEMTIRCSFIFTGIASILQAWIGHRYPLLDSHSGLMWGLMISMGISASALGLDFATVGGGIATGIMLAGAVTILLAAFNMIDIIQKVIKPMVISVYIFLLTFQLIFIFFKGMFKITESGTIDLPVSLFSILIVIFVGFLRIKGGKILGNFSILIGIIVGWAFYRIIFPSDLPTASSSGMAFTFFPLGTPNLDIGIILVSFFAVLLNLTNSFASIQAVADVYKEKVENGQYRRSIFVTGIFACITPIFGLVPFTPFTSTIGFLQSTKLLKRAPFIIGGSLFILLGVIPPLGRFLGTIPLTIGNAVLFVAYLQLFGTALNSLKGTFFNSETIFRLAGPVLVGVSIMNIPPASFGSIPVLLQPFIANGLIMGVIISIFLEKLIDWNKLSSKLEIRQ is encoded by the coding sequence ATGTCCTCTTTACAGTGGCTTTTTTTTATTTTTGCCAATACGGTTGTCGTCCCAATTTCTGTAGGGGCAGCATTTCAGCTTCCTTCAGAAACAATTGAAATGACAATAAGATGCTCCTTTATCTTTACAGGAATAGCTTCTATTCTGCAGGCCTGGATTGGGCATCGTTATCCATTATTGGATAGCCACTCTGGTCTAATGTGGGGCCTAATGATAAGTATGGGCATTTCTGCATCTGCACTCGGATTGGATTTTGCAACCGTAGGAGGGGGAATTGCAACAGGTATCATGCTAGCGGGAGCTGTAACCATACTGCTTGCGGCATTTAACATGATTGATATCATACAGAAAGTAATTAAGCCGATGGTGATTAGTGTTTATATATTTTTGCTAACCTTTCAGCTCATCTTCATTTTCTTCAAAGGAATGTTTAAAATAACCGAAAGTGGAACGATTGATCTCCCTGTCAGTTTGTTTTCAATTTTGATTGTTATTTTCGTTGGTTTTTTAAGGATTAAGGGAGGGAAAATACTAGGCAATTTTTCAATCCTGATCGGAATTATCGTAGGATGGGCATTTTATCGGATTATTTTCCCTTCAGATCTTCCGACGGCCAGCTCTTCAGGAATGGCTTTCACTTTCTTTCCCCTCGGAACTCCAAACTTGGATATTGGTATTATTCTTGTCTCTTTTTTTGCGGTCCTTCTGAATTTAACGAATTCTTTCGCTTCTATTCAAGCCGTAGCGGATGTTTACAAGGAAAAGGTGGAAAATGGTCAATACAGGAGATCCATTTTTGTGACAGGTATTTTTGCATGTATCACCCCAATTTTTGGCTTGGTCCCTTTTACACCATTTACATCTACGATAGGATTTTTACAAAGTACCAAGTTATTAAAAAGAGCGCCATTCATTATAGGCGGATCCTTGTTCATTCTCCTTGGAGTCATTCCGCCATTAGGGAGGTTCCTGGGAACAATACCACTAACGATAGGTAACGCTGTTTTATTTGTCGCATACCTTCAATTGTTCGGGACTGCATTAAACAGCCTAAAAGGAACGTTTTTCAACTCTGAAACGATATTCCGCTTAGCGGGACCAGTCCTGGTTGGTGTCAGCATCATGAATATCCCGCCAGCATCATTCGGCAGTATTCCAGTCCTCTTGCAGCCCTTCATTGCAAATGGTCTCATTATGGGTGTCATTATATCGATCTTTTTGGAAAAACTTATAGATTGGAATAAGTTATCAAGTAAATTGGAAATCAGACAATAA
- a CDS encoding malate synthase G, with amino-acid sequence MEQYVKVGNIKVAPVLLEFINQEGIPGSNLNQEQFWTDFEKLVYDLSPKNKKLLARRDEIQTKINSWHRKNKEIDFAEYKSFLREIGYLEPEGEDFHITTEGVDDEIAFQAGPQLVVPVDNARYAINASNARWGSLYNALYGTDAIGEKGGAYREGSYNEVRGGEVISFAKDFLDQVTPLNGHSHKDAVKYAVVDGKLAVTLKNGKITSLVEESKLVGHQGEFEKPSAILLKNNGLHFEIQIDRSHTIGKMDRAGVKDILMEATLTTIMDCEDSVAAVDADDKVLVYRNWLGLMRGDLNVTFKKENKMITRTLNPDRLYSAPDGEEFTLPGRSLMFVRNVGHLMTTNAVMDANGEEIPEGIMDTVMTSLLAKHSLMGNGEYYNSSKGSVYIVKPKMHGSEEVAFANELFDRVEDMLGLQRNTLKIGVMDEERRTSLNLKACIRQVKERVAFINTGFLDRTGDEIHTSMEAGPMILKNHMKGSMWLQGYEKSNVQVGLTTGFQGRAQIGKGMWAIPDMMAEMLTQKIGHVKAGANTAWVPSPTAATLHALHYHQVDVKKVQDVLKKNPVNLRDDMLNIPLSQNLEWSQQEIQQELDNNAQGILGYVVRWIDQGIGCSKVPDINNVGLMEDRATLRISSQHMANWLHHGICTKEQVLETLQRMAKVVDEQNTGDSAYQYITGNFDNSVSFQAACELVFQGYDQPNGYTEPILHRRRIEAKKIRNNNK; translated from the coding sequence GTGGAACAATATGTAAAAGTAGGTAATATTAAAGTGGCTCCGGTCCTTTTGGAATTTATCAATCAAGAAGGAATTCCTGGAAGTAACCTGAATCAGGAGCAATTTTGGACTGATTTTGAAAAATTGGTATACGACTTGTCTCCAAAAAACAAAAAATTGTTAGCTCGTCGTGATGAAATTCAAACCAAAATCAATTCATGGCATAGAAAAAATAAAGAGATTGACTTTGCTGAATATAAATCATTTTTGCGGGAAATTGGCTATCTCGAACCTGAAGGAGAAGACTTTCATATTACGACAGAAGGTGTAGATGATGAAATAGCCTTCCAAGCTGGGCCCCAGCTTGTTGTCCCCGTTGATAATGCCCGTTATGCTATTAACGCTTCAAATGCAAGGTGGGGTAGCCTATATAATGCCCTATATGGAACAGATGCCATTGGCGAAAAAGGAGGTGCCTACCGAGAAGGAAGCTACAATGAAGTACGCGGTGGAGAAGTCATTTCATTTGCAAAGGATTTTCTTGATCAAGTAACTCCCTTAAATGGTCATTCACATAAAGACGCTGTGAAATATGCAGTGGTGGACGGGAAGTTGGCTGTTACACTAAAAAATGGGAAAATTACGAGTTTAGTAGAGGAATCTAAGCTAGTTGGCCATCAAGGCGAATTCGAAAAACCATCGGCTATATTATTAAAAAATAATGGCTTGCATTTTGAAATTCAGATCGATCGAAGTCATACGATCGGCAAAATGGATAGAGCAGGGGTTAAGGACATCCTAATGGAAGCTACGCTTACGACCATTATGGATTGTGAGGATTCAGTTGCCGCAGTGGATGCTGATGATAAAGTTCTGGTATATCGAAATTGGTTAGGTCTTATGAGGGGTGATTTGAATGTAACTTTCAAAAAGGAGAATAAAATGATCACCCGTACATTGAACCCGGATCGTTTATACAGCGCACCAGATGGTGAAGAATTCACATTGCCAGGTCGTTCACTAATGTTTGTCCGTAATGTGGGACACTTAATGACCACAAATGCTGTCATGGATGCAAATGGTGAGGAGATTCCTGAGGGAATCATGGATACAGTCATGACTAGCTTGCTTGCCAAACATTCCCTGATGGGTAATGGTGAATATTATAATTCCTCTAAAGGATCAGTCTATATCGTTAAGCCAAAAATGCATGGGTCCGAAGAGGTGGCTTTTGCCAATGAACTCTTCGATCGTGTGGAAGACATGCTTGGACTACAGCGAAATACACTGAAAATTGGTGTAATGGATGAAGAACGTCGGACCTCATTAAACTTGAAAGCCTGCATTCGCCAAGTTAAAGAAAGGGTGGCTTTCATTAATACCGGATTCTTAGATCGAACCGGAGACGAAATCCATACTTCTATGGAAGCAGGACCCATGATCCTAAAAAATCACATGAAGGGATCCATGTGGCTTCAAGGCTATGAAAAGTCTAATGTCCAAGTAGGTTTGACAACCGGTTTTCAAGGTCGTGCCCAAATTGGTAAAGGAATGTGGGCAATACCTGATATGATGGCGGAAATGCTAACGCAAAAGATAGGTCATGTGAAAGCGGGGGCTAATACAGCATGGGTGCCTTCTCCAACGGCAGCCACATTGCATGCTCTTCATTATCATCAAGTGGATGTAAAAAAGGTACAAGATGTGTTGAAAAAGAATCCAGTAAATTTACGTGATGATATGTTAAACATTCCATTGTCTCAAAACCTTGAATGGAGTCAGCAAGAAATTCAGCAAGAGCTGGATAACAATGCTCAAGGTATCCTCGGTTATGTTGTACGCTGGATAGATCAAGGGATAGGCTGCTCCAAAGTACCAGATATAAACAATGTAGGGTTGATGGAAGATCGTGCCACACTAAGGATTTCGAGTCAGCATATGGCTAACTGGCTTCATCATGGAATTTGTACGAAGGAACAGGTATTGGAGACTTTACAACGAATGGCTAAAGTAGTGGATGAACAGAACACTGGAGATTCAGCATATCAATATATCACGGGAAATTTCGACAACTCAGTGTCGTTTCAAGCGGCATGCGAACTAGTGTTTCAAGGCTATGACCAACCAAATGGGTATACTGAGCCCATCCTGCATCGACGGCGGATTGAAGCGAAAAAAATAAGAAATAACAATAAGTAA
- a CDS encoding pyridoxal-phosphate-dependent aminotransferase family protein — MAYSELNAPIRTIMTPGPVEVDPRVLRAMSTPILGQFDPAFTTIMNEVMEMLRSVFQTKNKWAFPIDGTSRSGNEAILCSIIEPGDKVLVPIFGRFGHLLVEICERYGAEVHTMECPWGEVFEPEAVIAEIKKVSPKITAIVHGETSTGCMQPMKEIGLACRELGVLLVVDAVASIGGTDVKVDEWCIDGLIGGTQKCLSVPPGMAPITYNERIEEIIQSRKKVERGIATDEDNQNVSGRPPIASNYFDLSMLQDYWGPRRLNHHTEATSMIYALREGLRLVLEEGLETRFARHELHETALVEGIKAMGLTLFGDGNNKLPCVTCIDIPKGIDGEAVRAMLLNEFGIEIASSFGPLQGKIWRIGTMGFSCRKENILFVLASFEAVLLRQGFQVNRGEALQAALDVYVGKTEKLVASRGSL; from the coding sequence ATGGCATATTCAGAGTTGAACGCACCGATAAGAACGATCATGACACCAGGCCCAGTCGAAGTGGACCCACGTGTCCTAAGGGCGATGAGCACACCGATATTAGGGCAATTCGATCCTGCTTTCACTACTATCATGAATGAAGTGATGGAAATGCTGCGATCGGTTTTTCAAACGAAAAACAAATGGGCGTTCCCGATAGATGGTACCTCAAGGTCGGGGAATGAAGCAATTCTATGTAGTATCATTGAGCCAGGAGATAAGGTTCTGGTTCCTATATTCGGCAGGTTCGGTCATTTATTGGTGGAAATCTGTGAGCGGTACGGAGCTGAAGTGCATACGATGGAATGTCCTTGGGGAGAGGTGTTCGAACCGGAAGCTGTCATCGCGGAAATCAAGAAGGTCTCCCCTAAAATAACGGCAATCGTCCATGGGGAAACTTCCACAGGTTGTATGCAGCCTATGAAGGAAATCGGGTTGGCTTGCCGTGAATTGGGAGTACTGCTTGTGGTGGATGCGGTTGCCTCCATCGGGGGCACTGATGTGAAGGTGGATGAATGGTGTATTGATGGATTGATAGGCGGAACACAAAAATGTTTATCCGTTCCTCCGGGTATGGCACCGATTACGTATAACGAGCGAATAGAAGAAATCATCCAGTCCCGCAAAAAGGTGGAACGCGGCATTGCTACGGATGAAGACAATCAAAACGTTTCGGGCCGTCCTCCGATTGCCAGTAATTATTTCGATTTAAGCATGCTGCAGGATTATTGGGGACCGCGCAGGTTGAATCACCATACAGAAGCCACTTCCATGATTTATGCGTTACGTGAAGGGTTGCGCCTTGTACTCGAAGAAGGCTTGGAAACACGCTTTGCCCGTCATGAACTTCACGAAACCGCTCTCGTTGAAGGGATCAAGGCAATGGGACTTACATTATTCGGGGACGGGAACAATAAACTTCCATGTGTAACCTGCATCGACATTCCAAAAGGAATCGATGGTGAAGCGGTAAGAGCCATGCTATTGAATGAATTTGGTATCGAAATCGCTTCCTCGTTTGGACCGCTTCAAGGGAAAATTTGGAGGATCGGGACCATGGGTTTCAGTTGCAGGAAAGAAAATATCCTGTTTGTATTGGCCTCCTTCGAAGCTGTCCTTTTGCGTCAAGGGTTCCAAGTTAATCGGGGAGAGGCTTTGCAGGCAGCACTGGATGTGTATGTAGGAAAGACGGAGAAACTGGTAGCGTCACGAGGGTCTCTATAA
- a CDS encoding phenylacetate--CoA ligase family protein, whose product MYNPEIETATRAEMESMQLTRLKRTVSYVFENVSYYREKFSEMGLDPTDIQTLNDVTKLPFTKKQTLRDQYPFGLFAVPMEEISRIHGSSGTSGKPTVVGYTKNDLENWATIVARGIVAAGGRKSDIFHNAYGYGLFTGGLGLHCGAEKLGVATVPISGGNTDRQITIINDFKPRGICGTPSYILNIAEKMEEMGLDPADNGLEYGIFGAEPWSEEMRATLEKKLKLKAMDIYGLSEIMGPGVAIECHEAQNGLHIAEDHFLVEVINPDTLERVDDGEDGELVFTSLTKEALPIIRYRTGDIASITREPCTCGRTTTRMSRVKGRTDDMIIVRGVNVFPSEIERVLFQMEGIVPHYQIHLVNKGQMDSVELHIEIESGFYREIEGDLAHQNVGKLKKRLQQQMKSTCLVTIEIVVNIPKSIPRSEGKAIRVVDKRKGEILSM is encoded by the coding sequence ATGTACAATCCCGAGATTGAAACGGCTACCCGTGCTGAAATGGAAAGTATGCAATTGACACGTCTGAAAAGAACGGTAAGCTATGTTTTTGAAAATGTATCATATTACAGAGAGAAATTTTCAGAAATGGGTCTTGATCCGACAGATATTCAAACGCTGAACGATGTGACGAAACTACCCTTCACAAAAAAACAGACCCTCCGTGATCAATATCCTTTCGGGTTATTCGCCGTTCCGATGGAAGAAATATCACGGATTCATGGCTCATCAGGTACAAGCGGGAAACCTACCGTAGTGGGATATACGAAAAACGATTTGGAAAACTGGGCTACGATCGTCGCTCGCGGAATTGTAGCTGCCGGAGGACGGAAGTCAGACATATTCCATAACGCATATGGATACGGTTTGTTCACGGGCGGACTTGGTCTCCATTGCGGTGCAGAGAAGCTAGGGGTTGCCACCGTGCCTATTTCAGGCGGGAACACCGATCGTCAAATAACGATCATCAATGATTTTAAACCGCGTGGCATTTGTGGAACACCCTCTTATATCTTGAATATTGCAGAAAAAATGGAAGAGATGGGTCTTGATCCAGCCGATAATGGACTTGAATATGGAATATTTGGAGCTGAGCCGTGGTCAGAGGAAATGAGAGCGACACTTGAGAAAAAATTGAAGTTGAAAGCGATGGATATTTACGGTCTTAGTGAAATCATGGGGCCAGGTGTTGCGATAGAATGTCATGAAGCTCAGAATGGTCTTCATATCGCAGAAGATCATTTCCTCGTTGAAGTCATTAATCCCGATACCCTTGAACGTGTAGACGACGGCGAGGATGGAGAACTTGTGTTTACAAGCCTTACGAAGGAAGCGCTTCCAATCATTCGTTACCGGACGGGTGATATTGCCTCGATAACCCGTGAGCCGTGTACATGCGGGAGGACGACCACAAGAATGTCACGTGTTAAAGGCAGGACCGATGACATGATCATAGTAAGAGGAGTGAATGTATTTCCTTCTGAAATCGAGCGTGTGTTATTCCAAATGGAAGGAATTGTGCCGCATTATCAGATTCACCTCGTAAATAAGGGGCAGATGGATAGCGTTGAACTGCATATAGAAATCGAGAGCGGTTTCTACCGGGAAATCGAGGGAGATCTAGCTCATCAAAATGTCGGGAAATTAAAGAAAAGGCTCCAACAGCAAATGAAATCGACCTGCTTAGTAACGATTGAAATCGTAGTTAATATCCCGAAAAGCATTCCCCGCTCGGAAGGAAAAGCGATTCGTGTTGTTGATAAACGAAAAGGTGAAATTCTCAGTATGTGA